ccacctgatgcgaagaactgacccatcggaaaataccctgatgctgggaaagattgaaggcgggaggagagggggacgacacaggaggggatggttggatggcatcactgactcgatggatgagtttgagtaaactctggaagttggtgatggacagggaggcctggcgtgctgcagtccatggggttgcaaagagttggacacaactgagtgacttaactgaactgaacggtgCCCAGGGCCCCTGTGGGGGTTGTTGGGGGAGGGCCTCTAGGGGAGGGAGGACACATAGTGACAATAACAGCAGTAACAGTGGGTGTGACTGGCAGCCCCGGGCCCTGCGGGCCCAgagaaaggactgatgttaaggACAGATCTGGCCCGCACCCAGGCACCAGGAGCCAGTGAAAGTGAGGGCACGGAGATGTACAGTGTGCCCATCCTCCCCCGCACCTGGTACCGCGCATCCCCAGTCACCCTCCACAGCTCGTTCATGGCCATGGTGTAAAAACACTCGCTGAAGATGGTCCGCTGCACCTTGACTGGGCGGCCGTCCCTGGTCAGCACAAAGGCACATTTCTTTGCAGGAGGTGCCACTTGGGCATAACGCAGCAAAAACTCGCCACCTGGTGGTCAGGAAGGTGTCACACTGGAAGGCGCGATGGGGGTGCCCCAGCGGCGCCTACCTCCCCATCGGTGGGCACCCAGCGTCCTTGGGGGGCTTCCAGAGCCGGCTGGCAAGCAGGCAACTGGGAGCACCGCGCGGCTACCGGGATCACCGGGAGTGGCTTCTGGGGAGACGGGGACTGGGAGGGGAGGGCACCTGCTTTAGCTGCATTCAAAAGCTCCGGGCGGCGGAAGCGCTCAAACTGGCGGTACAAGCGACAGTACATCCACACCTAGGTGGGGGGCGAGGGAGCGGAGGGGTCGTGGCTCAAGTGGGGGGCCGCCGTGCTCAGGGCCTTGGGAAGGAGGGCGGTGAGCCGCGATCCCTGCCCAGTGTGCGAACTCAGGCAGGACCCAGCGCGCCGGTTCCAGTCCTGGGCGCCCTGGGGCACGCCTCGTCCATACCTGCCTCCCCTGCAGCCAGACGTACTTGAGGTCATCGTACACCCGCCCGTCGCGGCCAAGGCACGTGAAGAAGCCCCTGCGGGACACGCTGGCGTTAGCCGAGTTCGCGGTAGGGGGGGTGGTGAGGGGGCctaggggctgggggtggtgccCCACAGATGGCAGTCAGCCCAGAGTGAGGTGCAGGGGCTCCAGAGGAGAGAAAAACCCAGTCCAAGGCCCCCAGAAGGGCGAGGCGCGCACCCCTGCTCCTGGTCGTGGGAATGATCCAGCCAGAAAGCCACCACGCGATCCAGCTCGCGCGCCACGCGCTCCTGCCAGGCCCGCAGCTTCTCTTGCTCCTTCTCCATGTCCTGTGGAGAGAGACTTGAAGACACGGCTCCCCCAGAGGCCTTCCCGTCCCGTCGGTGGACTCCCCGGGGCCGCAGGTCACCCCAGGCTCGAGTGGCCCCCTAGGGCTGCCTGACTCGGAGCCTGGGGAAACCCCCCCCCCACGTCCCCCCGGGGCAGATCTGCCCTCCTGACCAAGATGGGCCCCGGGACTGAACCCCCCGTCCCCGCCCCCCATCCTGGACGGCCTTCTCCAGGACAACACCGACCACCCCCAGCCCGCGCCCCTTCCCCGGGCCGCCGAGCACTGGCCTGCCACACTCGGAGACCCCGGCTCATCACTCCTTGTCTTCCAGGAAGCCACACGGAGCGGAGTGCTGTCGCGTGACTGTCACTCAGCTGACCCAGCCTAGCACCACCCACCTCTACCCCCCAGGTTCCGCCCGGCCCGGGGGCCGAGCCTGCAGCGGGGGCGGGGCTTGGCTGGCTCACGGCCACGCCCACCCTCAGGCCATGCCCCCGGGCGGACCCCACCCCCTACTCCCGCAGGGAGGCTGAGGCCGCTGGAGCTCCGCTGCTGGGCGCCCTCCATTCAATGCCCTCCTGGTGGGAAGTGCTGGGTGAGTTGGCAGGACGTTCTGGGATTGGGGTAGAAGGGGGGAGGAAAGAGTGAACTCAGGGCCGTCTTCCCTCCTCCAGCCACGTCTCCCCGCCTGAGGGGGGCCCCTCCGGGGCAGGGCAGGGTAGGGCAGAGCATGAGTCCAGGTGTCCAGGAGAagaaaaagtgacagtgaagtcgcttctgactcttggggaccccatggactgtagcccgccaggctcctacgtctatgggaatctccaggccagaacactggagtgggttgccattcccttctccaggggatcttcccaacccagggatcgaacccaggtctccagcatcacaggcagactctttaccatctgaaccaccagggaagtccaagagaagAGATAGCTGGAAATGGCTGAACACTGAGGCCCCGCTGACCTGTGACACCACAGGGCGGGCAAGTCCTCTCTCTGTGGAATCCACAGCCCCTGACCTCTTCACCCCAGAGATGCCACTCGACAGTCAGGCGGGAACCGTGCAAGTGAAGAGCAAGGTCCTCAGAGTCGGAGTTCTCCAGGTCTTCCAGCACCCAGTCTGCCTTTCTGGACTGTCAGATTACGTTGGGTGCTCCGAAGAAGGCGGGTCAAACTTCCTCTTCTTGCCCAGCCAATGGAAGAATTATGTGGAGGGACCGTTTCCGGGACCCTGAGCTCCCACTGGGGGCTTGGGGAAGCTTGGgcttcggggggggggggggcgccctGTTTGCCGAAGATGTAACTGGGCCTCTGCCTCATCTGTAcagcccagggacaggagcctggcatgctgtgtgcTTGTCCCGACAAGaccgtgggcgccctgcaggtaAGTGCGCCCTGCAGCCGCGGTGTGTCCCCCATATAACCTCATGCTTGGGCGGGGGGGGTTTCCcggctgggggctcagctggcTTGGTATCAGCCGCCCAGCTGCAGATGCCTGTCATTATTCCTGGCGTGTCCCTTCCACCCAGCCTTCCCCTGCCTTCCTGTAACATGCCTAGCCAAGGATTAGCCTTGCTCCGGGGAAGGTTCTGAGGTTCCTGCCTCAGGCATGGCCGTCGAGTCATGGGCCAACCCTGAGGTAAAAGCGGGTGGTGCTCCTCACCCCGTGACTTCTCTCTGGAGTCCCTCAGGTGGACTCTCCGCCCCACCGTTGGCCCACGTCCTCCCACCCCTGGACATTGCCCCCCCTGCTGTAGCCTGAAGGACGTGTGCCTGGGCCTCTGcctgccaccaccaccccccacggGCCCCCCAAAGGGATGAGGTGCCTGGGCTCTGAGTCAGGTCAGAGCTGGCATGGCGAGGGACTGACAGGACCCCATACTCACAAGACTCCATGATTCCAACAGAGGAGCATGTGCTGGGGTGAGGTGCCATGGTGTGCCCTGAGTGGAGAGGTGCAGGGGTTAATAGCCACCTGTTGCTCTAAGTCAcgaggaaaaccccatgggcaaagaataaaatatagcaATACAGCATAATCCAAATAAAAGTACATTGGGTTGATGAGTTGGGGTCGTCATGCCCTGCTAAGCTAAGGAGAAACATAGTGTGGACCTTGGAATGCTGGGTCAGCGCAAGTTCACAAGGCTGCTTGTGCACACGCCAAGATGTTTTCCCGAGGCATATGCGGGTCTGTGACCTCCAGCTAGGTGATACCCCTTGTACAAGAAAATAACAGAGATAGTTTAAGGTAATCAATAAAATGGGAGACATGACCGGGGACTCAGGAGGCTGACTTCATTGGAGCACAACAGATAATTTGTTTGCCAAGACACTAAATAAACGTGATGTGGCTCCGAGAAACAGGGCGCTTGATCTGAGGTCTTGAGTCCCCCAGTCCCATCTTGAAAACTTGAATTCTGTCTCTAGTTTTTTTCCCAAACTGCGTCGACCACTTTCTATCCCTACCTGCTGGATTTTGGTACCAAAGGAGTGTCTGAGACCCATCCGTGTCAGTGGGGCAGTACCCTCACGGGTCCTCTCTGTACTGTCTGGCACCAAGGTGGCCAGACACCCTGGCCACCCCACTTGGTTTTTTTGGCCCTTTGTCCTGGTTGGCACTGAGGACTGATGCTTCCTGCCTGCCCCTGGGTACACCACCATCTTAGCCTTGGCACCGCAACCCAACAGTGCGATTGTTTAGTTGGGGACCCTGGCCCATGTGCACAAAAAGCCAGGCTGGGAGTTACTCCAGCAGCATCCCCTGACCACAGGGGCATCCCTCCGGTGATGCTGGTCTGTCCTGGGGGCTGTGAGCTCTCAGTCCAAGGAGTGTGGTGGTTGTCCCCTGTCCTCTAGTGAGAGGAGGTGACATGGCCTCCACACAGGGAGTCAACAGCAGCTGTTCAGTGAGCCCCTTTGGCCTGTGCCCTGCATTCTGGCTGCCatcatgggatcttccaggggcAACCCAGTCCTAGACCAGCTCGCTGCCAAGGCCACAGCTCATAGCACAACTTTTGAGCTGTCGGAGGTGATGGGAAGCACAATTCTGGGAGCAAAAATCTCCTGGACGGAGGAGGGTGGTTTGTGAGCCCTGCAGGGCCCAGCTTCCTGCCTCCTCCCATGAGAGTCCCGGACACAGCGGACACAGCAGGTCGTTATTTCAAAAAGTCTTTTAATTGTTCAAAATAGCACAAAACGACATCGCACTATGGTAATATTGAGTCACAAGGGTTACTCTACAATAATGAATGGGCATACTGTTTCCAGAAACAGAGAGATCAGAGGGCGCTCAGGAATCGGGCTGGGGGGAAGACAATGGGATCAGGCGGTGGGCTCCAAGGTGACTAAACGTGACGTTTTCCACAGCGAAATATACTATAGTACAACAGAGGCCCCAGAGGGTGGGGGCTAGGGGCAGGGGTCTGCAGAGGctggggtcttcccagccccagCTGCATCTCCAGGGCAGAGGAAGGGGCTTTGAAGACATCGGCTGTTCGGTTCAAATCCTTCGGTGCGACTTGCTCGCAAGTCTTACTCCTTGCTAAAAACCTTGGACATGGGGCAGAGCTGGCACTGGACTAGCCGCTCCcagcagagcccagagcccaACTTCGTAGCATTGATGGTACCACATGACTTGTCGTCCCAGGCAGCCTCAGAGGCTGGGTTCCTGTCCAACGTGTGCCATCCCTGCCCAGAGAGGGTGGCCGTGGGAAGTGGCGGCTGTGTGTGTTGGATGCTCTAAGCACTCATGCCAGGGAGGGAGCCTGGGGGTCGTGGAGAGGGCCACGGACCCAGGGCTGGGTATCGGGTCGTGCCCACGCCTTTGCACCATCGTCCTCAGGAAGTCTGACTCTGGGTTCTAGAGGACTCTCAAGCTCAAGCCTCTAAGTGTTGGAGCCATGGGCCATTGAGGGGGGCAAGATTTGACCACTCACCCTCCGTCATCCCAGAGACCTGGGGACAGGGAGCAGGGCACACAGCAGGggccagaaagaaaatcacactGGGCAGCAGACACCAGGCCCACAGGGAAAATGCCATACTCCTCCTGCCCTGGCCACCCCTCACTTTTTCGTCCAGAAAGATCCCTGCCAAGGCTTCGCCAAggataaaaggttaaaaaagaaaaaaaaaaagatacacattCTGTACACaactaataacaacaaaaaaagggacAAAACCCCACACGCTAAGACTAAAATTACAATAAAACTGTTAACTTCATCcatttcagcttaaaaaaaatacaacaaatgcaGCAGTTGGTGATGTGGCCCCTAACCCCGACCCGAGAGGCCGAAGCCGGGCTCGGTGGGAGGGCTCCTCGAGGCCCCAGGAGGGCGTCGGGAGGTTTTCACAGAACACTGCTCAGGCCACCAAGGGGCTCCTTCTCCGCCCCTCGCTTTTTCGttcactttttcttctctgaacggtaagaggaggggagggaggacgGGATGGGGGAACGAAGGCCTCTGAGAAAACGTGTCAGCTTCCCATGGGACTGCTAGGCAGGGCACGGTTGGATAAACCAAAAGGGCAGGCGGGCGTCACGTGGCAAGAAATGCTAAGgtcacaaaagaaaacagaaccagATACCCGGTTCGGAGGGAGGGGGGGCGTGCCCCACAAGACTCTGAGActagaggtggggaagggggccAGGGGTGCTTCTACAAGCTCCCCCCACCAACTCTTCGGGCCTTGGCTGATCCCTGGAGCCAAGGGCAACAGCGAGAGGTGTGCAGACTTTGGAGGAGGTGGGCTTTCCGTCTGCTCCGGTGCGTTTAGGTCTCTCGCTCGAGGGCTCCCTGGAGGAAGGGGGTGCACCCGCTCCCTCACTCTCTCTTTAGCATCTGCCTTccgctccccgccccccgccccccatccccgcAGCCATGGTAAAATGTGCTTTCTCAAGATTCTTGTAAAAACAGAGAGGAAGGGGGGAGGAGGGCAGCTGCTGGCTCGTGAGGGTGGAGTGCGCGCCAGGCGGGTGGGGCAGGCGGGGCGGGGCAGGCGGCGGTCCTGAAGCAGAGGGGAGGCTGGAGAAGAAGCCAGGCGCCGGGCAGCTGCCTCTCACTGACCGTCTGCCTTCGATTTCTTTGGCGCGGATTTCCTTGGAAGATGAGAGGCAAAGGCAAAAAAAGACAGGGTCAGCGTGGGTCTGCGTGGCGAAGCGAGTGGGACTCGGCCAGGGCTCCGGCTGCCCCCTAGGCTGGGCGGCCCCCCACGTTTCTGGAGAAGCAGGGCCCGGCTATCCCCACTGCTCCTTGCTCTCGGGGTCCGCCTACTCCCGGCCCCAGAAGGCTCTTGGAAAGGCACCCTCTGCTTACATTTCTGGAGACGACATGGGCCGCTTGCTGGCCGGCTTGGCGCCAGAGCTGTCTTTACTGGTTTCTAAAAGCAGAGAGGGGGGAGTGGGCGGGCAGCCCTAACGCCACCCGGCACAGCGCAGCCAGGCACCAAGTGTGCCGGCCCCTCCCGTGGGCGTGTGCCCCAGGGTCCCAGCCACCTGCACGCCAACCCCCAGGGCCATTCTGGACACAGCTTAGAGGCCTCTGCTGTTGTCCCCCCGACTGACAGAGCagcctgaagcctgggtgcccaccccccacctctggcTACAGGTCCTGTTGGCCCTTCCCGTGCCCACCCTCCTCCAACAGTCCCCCAAGGAGCTTTCTCCACAGTGGGTGAGGAATCCACCCACCCCAGAGGGTCAAGCTCACCAGGCCAGCAGCTGGCAAGAGCTCTCCCTCCCCAAAGGGagccccacacacacccaccttgCAACCACCTGACTTGGGTGGCTGGGCCATAGCCCTTCTCGTTGCGGGCAGCGATGCGGAAGATGATGGCGGGCTTGGTGGTGTAGTCGATGTGGGCGTTGGAGAGGCTGGAGGACTGCACGAGGCAGGAGGGGCTGGGCCCGCAGTATACCCGCATGAAGGCCAGCTGCGCTGGGGTTGAGCTCTTGGTCTCACCACCGGCCTGTGCGCTCTGGATGGCCAGGTACACTGAGTACTCGATGATCTTGCCGGAGGTCACAGAGGGCGGCTCCCAGGTGAGGTGAGCACCGTCTGGACTCTGgaacagaggaagcagagaccgAGGGGGCCATCTTCGGCCTCTGTGACTTATTCCTCCCCTGCCCATCGGAGAACAGAGAACCTAGACCGAGTCAAAGCTTTCAGAACTGACAGCTCCTTCTTCACCCCCCTCCCAACACAACAAACCTATTTCACAACAGAGCTCAAGGAGCTCCAAAGAGATGGCTTCATCTGCCCACACCAGGAAGGCAGCCTGACACAATGGCAAAATGAACCGGGACTCCAAACACTTTCCTAGACCTGTTCTGTCACCTAACAAATGGCTTGTCATTTAGCCTCTTggtgcctcagtctccccatcagaaaaatggaaagaaccaCAAGCCCAGACCTCGTCAGGGAGTTTAGGCATTAGAGGATTAGGTAAATGAGCATGTTAGTCATGGCTCATGCAGTGTCAGAGATGGAGAGAACCAGAAGCTTCAGCCCAGACCCACCGGACTCTGCCTACATCTCAGGGGCCCCTCCCAAATCACCCCCGCCCAGCCCAGCGAAGAAGAAAGCCCCACAAGCACGGGCTTAGCTAAGGACAGAGGCTGATCTCACAAGACTCACTTTGCTGATTTTAATGGCACACGGGGCCCCCGGGAAGCCAGGCAGACATGTTTTAAAGGCTGAGATCTCACTGAAGGGCCCCCGGCCACAGGCATTGATCCCGGCGACGCGGAACTTATAGGCAGTGCCTGGCTGCAGCTCCTGCTTCTTTAGCTGGTTGTAGTCGGGCATGGTGCCCGAGTCATCCTACAGGGACAGATCAGGCGAACAGGAGAGATCAGAGTGACATGAATCCCACCACTGACAGGGCTGCAGGAGTCAGTGGAGCACTTTTCCACCATGGGGACAATGGGGTGGGCAAAGGGCGGCCATGGCAGCCCTGTCATGACTAGGGGGGCCAGGGCTGAGCTTTGCCACTGCTTCAAAGGCTGCAAGGGGGATAGGGTGAGGAGGGGTCAGCCCTGAGACGGAGAGCGCACCCCTTAGGAGATTCACAAGCCCCTGCCCACCTGAGGGTGCTGGCCCCCAGGGATACATACATCAGTCGGGACAGCGTCTTCGGGTGGCAGGAAATAGTGTGTCACCATCACATTGGTGCCCTTAATAACCCCCACGTCAAACCACTGGTTCTCCTTCTTTACAGGGGCTTTGCTAGGTGGCGGTGGCAGGTCTGGCTTCTGGCAGGCAGAGAGGGAGAAGAGATCAGGACACCCTCAGAGTCCGGATCCATTAGCCCGCTTCACCTCGTCACTCCAGACTCACCACACCCAGGGACTCAATGCCGTTGGCCACTTCTGTCAGGGTGGCCGCGGCCTGCAGCTTCGCGGGGCTGGCCACGACGACCGGCTGGGGGGCCACAAATGTGTTGGACGGGGCCAGGCCTGGGAAGTAAAACAAGGTGTCAGCAGGAAAGGCTCCAGAGACCAGGCTTCTTCACAGGAGCCCCTGCCTCAGGCTATACGACCAAGCCCATTTCTACCCCAAGGGACCTGGGACCCCACTCACAAGACTTTCTTCCCCAGTCAACTGACTTCCCTAGGGGAGCAAAGCTGTAGGCCAACCCGCCCGTGGCCAGACAGGGCCCCACGTACTCTCGGTGGCTGTGGGGGGCAATAGGCCCACGGTGCTAGGCACAGCCCCGGCCAGCTCATTGAGGCAGTTGCTCTCGATGGTCGGGTCGTTGAGGCTGTCGGCAGGGGCCAGAGCTTCCGTGGgcaggtggtgctgctgctgctgggcctgCGCctcctggagctgctgctgctggaccAGGGCAGCCAGCTCCTGTTGCGTTAGCACAATGGGGATAGTGGTCGCCTGGCCTTCCTGGCCCTCAGCTGACAGGTGGCTCAGCTCTGCCTGCGTCACCGCCGCGGCCGCCTCTGAAGTATCCATGGGCTCCCCAGTGCCTGCTCCAGGGGCAGAAGATGACTCAAGAGGGATGCCAGCCCCGGCTTCCCACCACCACTGCCCTCTCAGAGCGACAGGCAGGATCTGTGGATGCCAGCTCTCAGAGCCTGTCCCCCAGacctctcctctgccctccccctggCGAGACCTGCCTCCTGCCTGTGTACCAAAGTCAGCCCCCATCCCAGTTAGGCCATACGGTGCCATCCTGGTGGCAAACAAGTTCCCTTTGCTCAAGCTGCCTGGAGGGAGGCACCCGAAGCACGGTTCATTACCCCTGAGCAGCCTGTCCCTCCCTCAGGGCTACCCCTGGCCTCAAGCGAGGACAGCCCGCTGAGCCAGCTGGCCTATGCGCAGCACCTACCCATGACGGCCTGCTGTGCGGCCTGGAGCACGGCCTGGATGGCCAGGGCCTGGGCCTCCTCTGTGGCTGCAGCCTGAGCGGCTgcttcagcagcagcagtcactgcCAGCTCCTCTGGGGTGAGCCCTGTCACCATGAGGGTGGTGGTGCCCGCCTGGGCCTCGGCCATCAGCTCCTGGGGGAGGGACAACTGGTCTACTTCGGACTGGGTGGGTGGCGGTGGCTGGACCACCACGGTGGCCACCACAGCCGAGCTGGCAGGCTCCTGGCCTGAAGACGGGTCCCCTGTACTGCTCAGATCCACGGCGGCCTGGAGCTCAGGGCTCTGGGAGGCTGACAGGACCTCGGTGGAGTCCCCCACCAGGGGCGCGGAGGCAGGCTGCAGGAGCTGCCGTGGTGGAAGCTGCTGGCGCGGCCCTGGAGAGGCCTGGAGCTCCTCTGGGGGCTGCAGGATGTCAACAGCAGAGAAGGGCATGTCAGAAGTTTCTGTGTTGGCTATGGTCACTGTAATCGTGGCCGGGATGGGGACTTCGGTGGTCAGAGCCCCTGGGGCAGTCTCAGTCACAGATGAGATCTTCTAGAAAGGGAGAGAAGCCCCTgtcagaggggaggagaggaagaccGAAACCAGGCAGGCCTTCATCTCTCCCTGTGGGCCGGGATCTGCATTCTCAATGGGTGGCCACAACCCTGCCTGACAGGAACAGTAGGTCACTGAGCAGCAGGGCGCATGGCAAGAGAAGGCGAGACCTCCGACCTGCCGGCCCATTTTAACCCATCCCCATAGAGACCCCTTGGTCTCACGAAAGGGGCCCAACTCCTGCTGTGCCACACCATAGCCTAGTGATGAGCCACAGGAACCAGCTACAACAATAAAATCACCCAAAGGACACCCACCAAGGACTGGGGCCTCCTGTGCCCTGCCCTGTCAGGCAAGAAACTGTCCTTTTATGGTCTGGAAAAGGAGCCGGGAGCGGCGCATGCCTGGAGCAACAGCACCACCTGGTGTCCAGTTCAGGAACATGGGCCCAGGGGCGCCAGGTCACAGGGACCCTCCTTGGCTCTTACCGGCACTGAAGGGCCTGGGACTGGCGTGGACTGTGTCACGGTGGTCACGGCCCGCGTCAGCGTGGAGGACACTGTTGTCGTGATGGGACTGGAACTGGCGATATTCACACTGTCGCCCTGGGTGCTCTCCACCTCTCCCTGGTCACCAGCAGGCGGTGGGGGATCTGGTGGGGCAAGCAGAGAGTAGGGTGACAGGCCCTCTTCCAGCAGGGCTATCACCCAACTCTGCCACCAGGAAACACGGTTGCCTGGAAGACCTGCCCGTACCGGGCAACTGGGCTCCACAGAACTGAACTGCGGGCCTCTCGGTGAGCCCTGAGCCCGGGAGCCTGTGGGGACCTGGCTGGTTGCCTCCACCTACCTTGGTTGGAACTCATGTTGGAGGTGACAGTGGTGGCTGTGTGCGTAGTGCCTGTCTCGTGCGTCTCACAGGGTGGGTTGGAGCACACCCTTTGCGTTGGGAAAGGAGTGAGCAACGAAGCGCCGGCCTGAGGGGCGACTGCGGGTGGCACTGCCACCTCCAGGCTGGACTCCAGGGTCCTGTGGGAGGGGGCGGCATCCGGGAGCAGGGCGCCCAAGCTGACAGACATGGTCGTGCCAGTGGAAGCGGTCTGGTGCGTCTCACAGGGCCGGCTGGAAGGAGGCTGCTGCCCGCCCTCTGGCTGGCCTGCAGCCCCTCCGGATGTGGCcgtggtgggtgtgtgggtggtgCCCGTCTCGTGGGTCTCACACGGGGGGTTGGAGCAGACCTGGGTCACGGTGGCCGAGGGGCACAGCAGTGCTTCCAAGGCCGCGGCAGTCACAGAGGCACTGGCTGAACTCTCGTACACAAGTGTGGGGGCCCCCAGCAGCTCATAGGGCTCCCCGGCACCCATGGCAGAGCGGGCCACAGTGGCTGTGTTGGTCGTGTGAGTGTGATGCACCTCCAGCTGGCGCCCCATGGACACCAGCGGGCCCAGGCCGGCAAGGGACCTTTCCTCACCACCGGGCCTGACCTGGGCACTCAGCGGCCCCAGCTGTAAGAGAGTGGCACCGCGGCCAGCGGCCTCTAGGGCCACGCTTGGTCTGAGGAGCGGGCCGGCTGAGCATGGGGCCCCGGTGGCCATCACAGTCATGGTGGTGCTGGTCGCGCTGGTCTGACGGGTTTGGCACGCGGGCTTGATGGAAACCTGGGCTCCCTCTGACGCCCCGGCAGTCACGCTGACCCGGACCACGGTGGGAATGGTGGTGGCCGCGCAGGTGAGCCGGATGTCTCGCCGCGGCCCACCTCCGATGCCAGACATGGCGGTGGTGGCTGTGCTGGTGGTGCCAGTCTCGTGAGTTTCACAAGGCGGGTTGGAGCAGACACGAACGACACTGCCATTTGGCTGGCCCACCGTGGAGGTCACGAGAGCAGCAGTGGCCTCCTGTCTGTCGCAGACAAACTGCACTTGGGTGGGCTGGGGGTGCCCCCCGAGATTAGCGACGACAGTGGTGGTGGCTGTGTTGGTGGTGCCCGTCTCATGGGTCTCGCACGGCGGGTTGGAGCACACCAGGGTCACGGTGCCAGGCTGCACGTCACCCTGGCCCGAATCAGCGATGGTGACCGTGGCCGTGGGCTGTTCTGTAGTAGGGGAGGCCAGAATGGACACTGGGAGGTCGTGCACAGGCTGGGCCTCCACCCCGCTGGGTGCTGTTATCAGAGTCACCTGGGTAGGCTGGGAGACAGGCTGGGGAGAGGGCACACAGGGAGTTAGTGCTGCTGCCCATCCTCCCATGTCTGCCCCTGCCACCTACCTGCAATACCCCCTGGGACCAGCGACTTAGCACCTAAAGCAAAAACCCTGGCAAGTCTAGGACCTGCTCACCCTCACTCCAAGACACTGACTGGCTCAGGGACCAGAAAAAAGGAACCAGGAAGAGGTGGAGGAGTAGGGCCTAGGCTGGGGCAAGCCCTTGGTCAAGTGGGGGTAGGGGGAAACCTGGCTGACCCCGTGCTGTGCCAAGGCCAGCTTCACCACTTCACCAGAAATTCAGCTCAAGATGCAAGAACCTAGTGCTCAAACGCTAAACACGGCTGAGATATATCGTCTCAACCCGACAGGCTAGCAGGCAGTGACTAAGAATCACAATTATGCACCTACAGGTGCCACATGCAGGAGGGAAACCAAGGGCCTGGCGGCACACTGCAGCTCCGACTGCCCTACCTGCATGGTGATGGTGGGCGTGGTGAGCCCAGCGGCCGCCGTTAGCGTTGTCTGTGCCGCCGACACAGTGATGGCAGTGGGGTTGATCACCTGACTTGAGAGGGTGGCGATGGTGCCCAACGTGGTGATGGGCGTGGCCAGTGAGGCACTGGTGCTATGACCCCCGGCTCCAGCCAGGCTGGTAGAGACGGTGCCTGTCACCGTGCCCAGGGTCGTGACGCCTGGAGGCGGGGAAGCGGGGGGTCAGGCGGGTGAGGTGAGTGGGACCGGGGCACACCCCGACCCTGCCCTCGCGGCCCCGTACCCCGAGGCCTCCATACCTGTGGTGCCCTTGACAACCAGTGTGGTGACAGCCGGCTTGACAGCAGAGACAGTAACGGGGGTAACCAGGCGGACGCCCCCCATAGGCACGGTGCGCAGGATGGTGCCTGGCTGGCCAGGTGCGCCCttcagcaccacctggaaaaccgGAGAAAAGGGCCCCCGTGTCACTCGGGGGCTGGCCAGAGCAGACCCTGTGCTGCCTCTCCC
The nucleotide sequence above comes from Capricornis sumatraensis isolate serow.1 chromosome X, serow.2, whole genome shotgun sequence. Encoded proteins:
- the HCFC1 gene encoding host cell factor 1, translated to MASAVSPANSPAVLLQPRWKRVVGWSGPVPRPRHGHRAVAIKELIVVFGGGNEGIVDELHVYNTATNQWFIPAVRGDIPPGCAAYGFVCDGTRLLVFGGMVEYGKYSNDLYELQASRWEWKRLKAKTPKNGPPPCPRLGHSFSLVGNKCYLFGGLANDSEDPKNNIPRYLNDLYILELRPGSGVVAWDIPITYGVLPPPRESHTAVVYTEKDNKKSKLVIYGGMSGCRLGDLWTLDIETLTWNKPSLSGVAPLPRSLHSATTIGNKMYVFGGWVPLVMDDVKVATHEKEWKCTNTLACLNLDTMAWETILMDTLEDNIPRARAGHCAVAINTRLYIWSGRDGYRKAWNNQVCCKDLWYLETEKPPPPARVQLVRANTNSLEVSWGAVATADSYLLQLQKYDIPATAATATSPTPNPVPSVPANPPKSPAPAAAAPAVQPLTQVGITLLPQAAAAPPTTTTIQVLPTVPGSSISVPAAARTQGVPAVLKVTGPQATTGTPLVTMRPASQAGKAPVTVTSLPAGVRMVVPTQSAQGTVIGSSPQMSGMAALAAAAAATQKIPPSSAPTVLSVPAGTTIVKTVAVTPGTTTLPATVKVASSPVMVSNPATRMLKTAAAQVGTSVSSAANTSTRPIITVHKSGTVTVAQQAQVVTTVVGGVTKTITLVKSPISVPGGSALISNLGKVMSVVQTKPVQTSAVTGQASTGPVTQIIQTKGPLPAGTILKLVTSADGKPTTIITTTQASGAGTKPTILGISSVSPSTTKPGTTTIIKTIPMSAIITQAGATGVTSSAGIKSPITIITTKVMTSGTGAPAKIITAVPKIATGHGQQGVTQVVLKGAPGQPGTILRTVPMGGVRLVTPVTVSAVKPAVTTLVVKGTTGVTTLGTVTGTVSTSLAGAGGHSTSASLATPITTLGTIATLSSQVINPTAITVSAAQTTLTAAAGLTTPTITMQPVSQPTQVTLITAPSGVEAQPVHDLPVSILASPTTEQPTATVTIADSGQGDVQPGTVTLVCSNPPCETHETGTTNTATTTVVANLGGHPQPTQVQFVCDRQEATAALVTSTVGQPNGSVVRVCSNPPCETHETGTTSTATTAMSGIGGGPRRDIRLTCAATTIPTVVRVSVTAGASEGAQVSIKPACQTRQTSATSTTMTVMATGAPCSAGPLLRPSVALEAAGRGATLLQLGPLSAQVRPGGEERSLAGLGPLVSMGRQLEVHHTHTTNTATVARSAMGAGEPYELLGAPTLVYESSASASVTAAALEALLCPSATVTQVCSNPPCETHETGTTHTPTTATSGGAAGQPEGGQQPPSSRPCETHQTASTGTTMSVSLGALLPDAAPSHRTLESSLEVAVPPAVAPQAGASLLTPFPTQRVCSNPPCETHETGTTHTATTVTSNMSSNQDPPPPAGDQGEVESTQGDSVNIASSSPITTTVSSTLTRAVTTVTQSTPVPGPSVPKISSVTETAPGALTTEVPIPATITVTIANTETSDMPFSAVDILQPPEELQASPGPRQQLPPRQLLQPASAPLVGDSTEVLSASQSPELQAAVDLSSTGDPSSGQEPASSAVVATVVVQPPPPTQSEVDQLSLPQELMAEAQAGTTTLMVTGLTPEELAVTAAAEAAAQAAATEEAQALAIQAVLQAAQQAVMAGTGEPMDTSEAAAAVTQAELSHLSAEGQEGQATTIPIVLTQQELAALVQQQQLQEAQAQQQQHHLPTEALAPADSLNDPTIESNCLNELAGAVPSTVGLLPPTATESLAPSNTFVAPQPVVVASPAKLQAAATLTEVANGIESLGVKPDLPPPPSKAPVKKENQWFDVGVIKGTNVMVTHYFLPPEDAVPTDDDSGTMPDYNQLKKQELQPGTAYKFRVAGINACGRGPFSEISAFKTCLPGFPGAPCAIKISKSPDGAHLTWEPPSVTSGKIIEYSVYLAIQSAQAGGETKSSTPAQLAFMRVYCGPSPSCLVQSSSLSNAHIDYTTKPAIIFRIAARNEKGYGPATQVRWLQETSKDSSGAKPASKRPMSSPEMKSAPKKSKADGQ